The following are encoded in a window of Rubellicoccus peritrichatus genomic DNA:
- a CDS encoding adenylyltransferase/cytidyltransferase family protein, translating to MKLSNPKLLSLEDAIAHRNALKAEGKSVVLTNGCFDLLHTGHIYYLRKAAALGDALFIAINGDASVQALKGPTRPVQNAEERAYLLGAIDFVDTLFVFHTPRLTAEIETIRPDIYAKAGDYTLDTLNPEERTALEACGADIQFLPFLEGYSTTSLIAKIAKAAETF from the coding sequence ATGAAACTCTCGAATCCCAAGTTGCTTTCACTCGAAGATGCTATTGCCCATCGCAATGCTTTAAAGGCTGAGGGGAAATCTGTTGTCCTAACCAACGGATGTTTCGATCTGCTCCATACTGGCCACATCTACTATCTAAGAAAAGCTGCTGCGCTGGGTGACGCACTCTTCATTGCGATCAATGGTGATGCAAGCGTACAGGCTCTCAAAGGTCCGACACGCCCTGTGCAGAATGCAGAAGAACGCGCCTATCTCCTCGGAGCAATTGACTTTGTTGATACGCTTTTTGTTTTTCACACCCCGCGATTAACAGCGGAAATTGAGACCATCAGGCCAGACATTTATGCCAAAGCCGGTGACTACACGCTAGATACTCTCAATCCAGAGGAACGCACCGCGCTTGAAGCTTGTGGAGCCGACATCCAATTCCTCCCCTTTCTGGAAGGCTACTCCACCACCAGTCTTATTGCAAAAATCGCAAAAGCAGCGGAGACATTCTAG
- the dnaJ gene encoding molecular chaperone DnaJ — protein sequence MTKADFYEVLGVTREADGTEIKKAYRKLAVQWHPDKNPDNPEALAKFQEISEAYEVLKDDDKRAAYDRFGHSAFQQGGGGGGAGGFHDPMDIFREVFGGGGGGGGGIFEDFFGGGGGRGGPQQGNDLRYDMEISLEEAAEGVEKEISYRRNVSCGECSGSGAAPGSSPTTCGTCGGAGRVVSSRGFFQVQQVCPACQGAGTVIDSPCGSCHGGGTVKETSKLKVRIPAGVDTGSKLRSSGGGEAGPKGGPNGDLYIVLHVQEHEVFERHDQDLFCLIPIKFTLAALGGTIDVPTLTGKAALKIPSGTQSGTTFRLRGKGMPSLRGSSHGDQLVRVEIEVPKKLNHDQRHKLEEFATACGDADSPVSESFFEKAKKWLHGDD from the coding sequence ATGACCAAAGCTGACTTTTACGAAGTCCTGGGTGTGACCCGGGAAGCAGACGGAACTGAGATCAAAAAAGCCTACCGCAAGCTAGCTGTTCAATGGCATCCGGACAAAAACCCGGATAACCCCGAAGCGCTGGCCAAATTCCAGGAGATTTCCGAAGCTTACGAGGTCCTGAAGGATGACGATAAGCGCGCTGCATATGACCGCTTTGGACATTCAGCCTTTCAACAAGGTGGCGGCGGTGGTGGTGCCGGCGGTTTTCACGATCCTATGGACATCTTCCGCGAAGTCTTTGGCGGAGGCGGTGGCGGCGGAGGCGGCATCTTTGAAGACTTCTTCGGCGGTGGCGGCGGACGAGGAGGCCCTCAACAAGGCAATGACCTTCGCTACGACATGGAAATCAGCCTGGAGGAAGCAGCTGAAGGTGTTGAAAAAGAAATTTCCTACCGACGCAATGTCAGCTGTGGTGAGTGTTCCGGTAGCGGAGCAGCACCCGGGAGCTCTCCAACTACCTGTGGAACCTGCGGCGGTGCTGGTCGTGTAGTCTCTTCACGTGGCTTTTTCCAAGTCCAACAAGTTTGCCCAGCCTGTCAGGGTGCCGGAACTGTAATCGACAGTCCATGTGGCAGCTGCCACGGCGGCGGCACGGTCAAGGAAACCAGCAAGCTGAAAGTCCGCATCCCGGCGGGTGTTGACACCGGCAGTAAGCTGCGATCTTCCGGTGGCGGTGAGGCTGGCCCCAAAGGTGGGCCTAACGGAGACCTTTACATCGTCCTGCATGTTCAAGAGCACGAAGTTTTTGAGCGGCATGATCAGGATCTGTTCTGCTTGATTCCGATTAAATTTACATTGGCCGCACTTGGCGGAACGATCGACGTCCCTACCCTTACCGGCAAAGCAGCGCTCAAAATTCCATCAGGCACTCAAAGCGGGACTACATTCCGCCTTCGTGGAAAAGGCATGCCATCGCTTCGCGGCAGCTCTCATGGCGACCAGCTCGTCCGCGTCGAAATCGAAGTTCCAAAAAAGCTCAACCACGACCAACGCCACAAGCTGGAAGAATTCGCTACTGCCTGTGGTGACGCTGACAGCCCGGTAAGCGAATCCTTCTTTGAAAAAGCAAAGAAGTGGCTGCACGGAGACGATTGA